A genomic region of Carassius carassius chromosome 13, fCarCar2.1, whole genome shotgun sequence contains the following coding sequences:
- the LOC132156227 gene encoding early endosome antigen 1-like produces MLRRILQMTPGKGGSQSSESEQPSADMNNESSEGFICPQCMKSHNSAEELFKHYEVFHEPGDQPSPFSPGREDLTLLRQEVQDLQASLKEERWFSEELKKELDKVQGHLATNKGSQSDGTSEESELEMRLNKSETEKFNIKQMKDLFEQKAALLATEIVDIKSRYDEEKSMREALEQRLANLNQDLQKEKQEKEKLAAELLQRPGVEDVEVLKKELVQVQTLMDNMTREREEESEHLKSQYEQLQASFTTSETTIGQLKAELEKGPQEAAVYTQQIHQLQSSMNNFQQQTQLLTEKLSRKEKESQELEEHLGQEQASKKSLQASLHQKDLELQESQARVSSGEAALSRAQAELTERGEEAARLRRELGELEKDHQDLKAERKQLQQQRDDKENQGLQQQSEISQLHAKLLETERQLGELQGRLKEQRQLSGEKLKDREQQVADLQLKLSRLEEQLKESSTKSTDLQLQLDKSKQQHQEIQTLQQSTNGKLREAQNDLEQVLRQIGDKDQKIQNLEALLQKSKDSVSQLEAEREDLCAKIQAGQGEAAVLNQLKEKNHSLQGQIAQLTDKLKNQSESHKQAQDNLHEQVQEQKTHLRSAQDRCQSLETTISELTTQLTESKEKIAQLDTQLKAKTEMLLSAEAAKNAQRADLENHLETAQHALQDKQQELSKLLTQLEEQGRRLQEKQEHCSQLETSLKDSRDNLLTAEQRIETLETQNKKAEVELTEIRSGREQAQKEQQMLKKQISEQEMKTKELNRLLDSEKQGAATQHEELKKKTSALSETKQQLQKAEQESGTLQASLGKLSQEGQKRQAELDKKVQGLSADLKTAQEEKEALTKEMATVKEALSKASKALKESQTKLEAEKKSSKATMEEKEKFYQKAQQELQKNTETASKELSHVKGQLEKSIEAGKGLQSQLTALNTQLKQSQDTLKEKENSVQQLQAELKNTQGSFSQEVKKMKAQVCELQTSLTKKTEEEAKLKEQVTALSKDLNSEKNRCAELQKTSDSTKESLAALQSDYYGKESELSAVCQDLKVYEEKLVLAQEEMVANRNQLSAHETQIQELKTGRTTLEKDLSKRDEKIKQQTEALQKLQKQQEETEEHLKKEKAQYEELKECQSALEKDKNKLTTDLKALAEKNEKELKELQAAKQLLIQQKVELQGKVEAAQASLEQEQREHQKTRDSIKQNQQQLKAETDKLQLQLASEVKAKEEVEKQRDEAEVRMSMQVAALNENVATLKREWQSSQRRVGELEKQTDELRGEIAVLEATVQNNQDERRALLERCVQGEGEIEKVQAKLVEMRRKLDDTTAAMQELGRENQSLQIKQSQSLTRKWAEDHEAQNCMACGKGFSVTVRKHHCRHCGNIFCAECSARNALTPSSKKPVRVCDNCYDELQV; encoded by the exons ACTCCAGGGAAAGGAGGCTCCCAGAGCTCGGAGTCTGAGCAGCCATCTGCTGATATGAATAATGAGTCCTCCGAG GGCTTCATTTGTCCCCAGTGTATGAAGTCACATAACTCTGCTGAGGAGCTCTTCAAACATTATGAGGTGTTCCATGAGCCAGGAGACCAGCCGTCCCCCTTCAGCCCTGGCAG GGAGGATCTAACCCTTCTTCGACAGGAGGTCCAAGATTTACAGGCTTCTCTGAAG GAGGAACGCTGGTTTTCTGAGGAATTGAAAAAAGAATTAGACAAAGTACAAGGACATCTAGCAACTAAcaaa GGCTCACAGAGTGATGGTACTAGTGAAGAATCAG AGCTTGAGATGAGGCTCAACAAATCTGAGACCGAGAAGTTCAACATCAAACAGATGAAAGACTTGTTTGAACAGAAAGCTGCCCTGCTCGCAACGGAGATAGTTG ACATCAAATCTCGTTATGATGAGGAGAAAAGCATGCGAGAAGCATTGGAGCAGAGGCTGGCCAATCTAAACCAAGATTTGCAAAAAGAGAAACAGGAGAAGGAGAAATTGGCGGCAGAACTG CTCCAGAGGCCTGGAGTGGAAGACGTGGAGGTGTTGAAGAAAGAGCTGGTGCAGGTGCAGACGCTCATGGATAACATGACCCGTGAGAGGGAGGAGGAGTCTGAGCACCTCAAGAGCCAATACGAACAGCTGCAGGCCAGCTTCACTACCTCAGAG ACAACGATTGGTCAGTTGAAGGCAGAACTGGAGAAGGGTCCTCAGGAGGCAGCGGTCTACACCCAGCAGATCCACCAATTACAGAGCAGCATGAACAACTTCCAGCAGCAGACCCAG CTTTTGACAGAAAAGTTATCTCGTAAGGAGAAGGAGAGTCAGGAGCTTGAAGAGCATCTGGGTCAGGAGCAGGCTTCTAAGAAGAGTCTTCAGGCTAGTCTGCACCAGAAAGACCTGGAGCTCCAGGAGAGCCAAGCCAGGGTGTCATCAGGAGAGGCAGCTCTGAGTCGGGCCCAGGCTGAATTAACCGAACGCGGGGAGGAGGCGGCACGACTCAGGCGGGAACTCGGCGAGCTGGAGAAGGACCACCAGGATTTGAAGGCAGAGAGGAAACAACTTCAACAGCAGAGAGATGATAAAGAAAACCAGGGCCTGCAGCAGCAAAGTGAGATCAGCCAG TTGCATGCAAAGCTGCTGGAAACTGAGCGCCAGTTGGGGGAGCTGCAAGGCCGGCTGAAAGAGCAGAGACAGCTATCTGGAGAGAAACTCAAAGATCGGGAGCAGCAGGTGGCAGACTTGCAGCTTAAACTGTCCCGCTTGGAGGAACAG TTAAAGGAGAGCTCTACCAAGTCTACTGACCTGCAGCTTCAGTTGGACAAATCCAAACAGCAGCACCAAGAGATACAAACACTTCAACAGAGCACCAATGGCAAACTTAGAGAAGCACAG AACGACTTGGAGCAGGTGTTGCGTCAGATCGGGGACAAGGACCAGAAGATCCAGAATCTTGAAGCTCTGCTGCAGAAGAGCAAGGACAGCGTGAGCCAGCTGGAAGCAGAGAGAGAGGATCTGTGTGCTAAGATCCAGGCCGGTCAAGGAGAGGCAGCTGTGCTGAACCAActaaaagagaaaaatcactcactacaGGGACAG ATTGCGCAGCTTACCGACAAGCTCAAAAACCAGTCAGAGAGCCACAAACAGGCTCAGGACAACCTTCATGAGCAGGTGCAGGAGCAGAAGACCCATCTGCGTTCAGCACAAGACCGCTGCCAGAGCCTAGAGACCACCATCTCTGAGCTTACCACACAGCTCACAGAGAGCAAAGAAAAGATTGCCCAGCTAGACACTCAG CTAAAAGCCAAGACTGAGATGCTGTTGTCTGCTGAAGCAGCTAAAAATGCTCAGAGAGCTGACTTGGAGAACCACCTAGAGACtgcccagcatgcattgcaagaTAAGCAACAA GAGTTGAGTAAATTGCTGACTCAGCTGGAGGAGCAGGGCCGCAGGCTGCAGGAGAAGCAGGAGCACTGCTCTCAGCTGGAGACCAGTCTGAAGGACAGCAGAGACAATCTGCTTACCGCAGAGCAGAGGATAGAGACTCTAGAGACCCAAAACAAG AAAGCCGAGGTAGAGTTAACTGAAATCCGCTCTGGAAGGGAACAGGCTCAGAAAGAGCAGCAGATGCTGAAGAAGCAGATCAGTGAGCAGGAGATGAAGACGAAGGAGCTGAACCGTCTTTTAGACTCTGAGAAACAAGG AGCTGCCACACAGCACGAGGAGCTGAAGAAGAAAACATCAGCCCTCTCTGAAACAAAACAACAGCTGCAGAAAGCAGAGCAGGAGAGTGGAACCCTGCAGGCGAGCCTGGGTAAACTGTCTCAGGAGGGTCAGAAGCGGCAAGCAGAGCTGGACAAGAAAGTCCAGGGTCTGAGCGCAGATCTTAAGACAGCTCAGGAGGAGAAGGAAGCTCTGACTAAAGAAATGGCAACGGTGAAAGAGGCTCTGAGCAAAGCTTcgaaagctctcaaagagagCCAGACTAAATTAGAGGCAGAGAAGAAGAGCAGCAAGGCCACTATGGAGGAGAAG GAGAAGTTTTATCAGAAAGCACAGCAAGAGCTTCAGAAAAACACAGAGACCGCTTCTAAAGAGCTCAGCCATGTCAAAGGTCAACTTGAGAAATCAATAGAG GCAGGAAAGGGCCTTCAATCTCAGCTGACCGCACTGAACACTCAACTGAAACAGTCTCAAGATACACTGAAAGAGAAGGAAAACAGTGTACAGCAGCTACAGGCAGAGCTGAAGAACACACAGGGGTCCTTCAGCcaggaagtgaaaaaaatgaAGGCACAAGTTTGCGAGCTGCAGACTTCCCTCACTAAAAAG ACTGAAGAGGAGGCAAAGCTGAAGGAGCAGGTGACGGCATTGTCTAAAGATCTGAACTCTGAGAAGAATCGCTGTGCAGAGCTGCAGAAGACCAGCGACAGCACCAAAGAGAGTCTCGCCGCCCTTCAGTCTGATTACTACGGCAAAGAATCTGAGCTCTCTGCTGTATGCCAGGACCTCAAG GTGTATGAGGAGAAGCTGGTTCTAgctcaggaggagatggtggCCAACAGGAACCAGCTCAGCGCTCACGAAACCCAGATCCAGGAGCTGAAGACAGGCCGCACAACGTTGGAGAAAGACCTCAGCAAGAGAGACGAGAAGATCAAACAGCAGACAGAGGCTCTACAGAAGCTCCAGAAACAACAG GAAGAAACCGAGGAGCATCTGAAGAAGGAGAAGGCTCAATACGAGGAGCTCAAAGAGTGCCAGAGCGCTCTGGAGAAGGACAAAAACAAACTGACTACTGATCTTAAAGCTCTGGCTGAGAAGAATGAGAAG GAGCTGAAGGAGCTCCAGGCAGCGAAGCAACTGTTGATCCAACAGAAGGTGGAGCTGCAGGGGAAGGTGGAGGCAGCTCAAGCATCTCTGGAGCAGGAACAGAGAGAGCATCAGAAGACCAGAGACTCCATCAAACAAAACCAGCAGCAGCTCAAAGCTGAGACGGACAAACTACAGCTGCAACTG GCTTCAGAAGTGAAGGCTAAAGAAGAGGTGGAGAAGCAGAGGGATGAGGCGGAGGTGAGGATGTCTATGCAGGTGGCAGCACTGAACGAGAACGTGGCGACGCTGAAGCGGGAGTGGCAGAGCAGCCAGAGGCGGGTGGGCGAGCTGGAGAAACAGACGGATGAGCTGAGAGGGGAGATCGCTGTTTTGGAGGCCACCGTTCAGAACAACCAGGATGAGAGACGCGCACTGCTGGAGAG GTGTGTCCAGGGTGAGGGTGAGATCGAGAAGGTTCAGGCTAAGTTGGTGGAGATGCGCAGGAAGCTGGATGACACTACAGCCGCCATGCAGGAGCTTGGCCGGGAGAACCAGTCCTTACAG ATAAAACAGTCGCAGTCTCTCACAAGAAAGTGGGCGGAAGATCACGAGGCGCAGAACTGTATGGCTTGTGGGAAGGGCTTCTCTGTCACTGTCAGAAAG CACCACTGTCGACACTGCGGCAACATCTTTTGTGCTGAGTGCTCTGCCCGCAACGCCCTGACACCCTCCTCCAAAAAGCCTGTCCGAGTGTGTGACAATTGCTATGATGAGCTCCAGGTCTGA